The Flexistipes sp. DNA segment TGAAACGGCTAAAAAACTGCTGAAAGGTAATTACGGCGGTATAATAGGTTTCGGAGTCAAGGGCGGCTTTGAAGCCGGTGCTAAGTTTATAGAATCAGTCAAGATGATATCTCATCTGGCAAACATAGGTGATGCGAGAACGCTTGTGATTCATCCTGCAAGTACCACTCATCAGCAGCTCAGCTCTGAGGAGCGTGAAAAATCGGGAGTAAGTGATGATTTTATAAGACTTTCCGTTGGTATAGAGCATGTTGATGATATAATGCAGGACCTTGATCAGGCTTTAAATAATATCTGACAGCCGGGAGGCGTATTATGAGAAACTTTTTTAAAAATTATTACAACAGCATAGGTGCAACCCCAATAGTTGAACTCTCCCATTTTAACAAAGATCTCAAAGGCAGATTGTTTGCCAAAATGGAAAGCAGAAATCCGGCATTTTCCGTTAAAGACAGGATAGCTTACTCCATGCTTAAAGATGCTGTGGAGCGGGGCGTGTTAAAAGAACGGATGACTATTATTGAGCCCACAAGCGGCAATACGGGGATTGCTCTGGCAATGGTGGGGGCTTCCATGGGATTTAAGGTTTCCCTTGCAATGCCGGAATCTATGAGTGTTGAGAGAAGATCGATGATGCAGATGCTTGGTGCAGAACTTGTTCTTACCCCCGCAGAAAAGGGTATGAAAGGAGCAATTGACAAGGTGGATGAGATGGCAAAAGAGAACCCGGATAAGTTTTTTATACCGGGGCAGTTTGACAATCCTGCCAATCCAAAAATTCATGAAGCAACAACGGGACCGGAAATTTACAGAGATTTGAGCGGTGAAGTTGATGTTTTTGTTGCAGGCGTCGGTACAGGCGGCACCATTACAGGTGTTTCC contains these protein-coding regions:
- the cysK gene encoding cysteine synthase A; this translates as MRNFFKNYYNSIGATPIVELSHFNKDLKGRLFAKMESRNPAFSVKDRIAYSMLKDAVERGVLKERMTIIEPTSGNTGIALAMVGASMGFKVSLAMPESMSVERRSMMQMLGAELVLTPAEKGMKGAIDKVDEMAKENPDKFFIPGQFDNPANPKIHEATTGPEIYRDLSGEVDVFVAGVGTGGTITGVSRFLKSVLSRTLTSVAVEPSESPAITKHINNESFTPAPHKIQGIGAGFIPKNLDLSVVDKVETVENEEAIDFSKEMFRREGIISGISSGANFAAAYRLAKLDEFRDKNIVFIVCDTGERYLSTDLFK